A DNA window from Engystomops pustulosus chromosome 6, aEngPut4.maternal, whole genome shotgun sequence contains the following coding sequences:
- the LOC140065339 gene encoding chemerin-like receptor 2, which yields MENSTVDYDGQTEESSPSHMNHIDIPYIIVYVVAFLLGITGNGLVIWFGVFRMKKRVRVIWFLSLAVADFIFTLTLPFIITYKALDHWPFGSFLCKSSVFFYFFNMSVSGLQLMVISVDQCIHVTFPQWCHHHRTSGRAFIVVFIIWILSAASCVMFFIFTDTPDYNSIVSCRFSLDRHGTNVNIIIRSVLLILVPLVVIVTSYIGISIYNLIKHIPLCSKPSTVTLAVVIAFFVFCSPFNLFHILMISSAIDYLYVHNVAEVTECIRVISGCINPIIYILFGWEFKGNFCNSFLAIFEKAFAEEDNVDQNKREERRDSLNLEAMSH from the coding sequence ATGGAGAACTCTACTGTGGATTACGACGGCCAAACTGAAGAATCTTCCCCAAGCCACATGAACCACATAGATATTCCCTATATCATTGTCTATGTGGTGGCTTTTCTTCTGGGAATCACAGGAAATGGTTTAGTCATCTGGTTTGGTGTTTTCAGGATGAAGAAGAGGGTCAGAGTCATCTGGTTCCTTAGTTTAGCGGTGGCAGATTTCATCTTTACACTTACTCTACCTTTCATTATCACATACAAAGCTCTGGATCATTGGCCATTTGGAAGCTTCTTGTGTAAGTCAAGTGTcttcttctacttcttcaatATGTCCGTCAGTGGCCTCCAGCTCATGGTCATCAGTGTAGATCAGTGCATCCATGTCACGTTCCCTCAATGGTGTCACCACCACAGGACAAGTGGACGCGCTTTCATTGTTGTCTTCATCATCTGGATTCTATCTGCCGCTTCTTGTGTGATGTTCTTCATCTTCACAGACACACCTGATTATAATTCTATAGTGTCCTGCAGATTTAGCCTTGATCGTCATGGCACAAACGTAAACATCATTATAAGATCTGTGTTGTTGATTCTTGTTCCTCTGGTTGTTATTGTGACCAGTTACATAGGGATTTCCATATACAACCTAATAAAACATATCCCCCTCTGCTCTAAGCCTTCTACAGTCACCCTGGCTGTCGTCATCGCCTTCTTCGTCTTCTGCTCCCCGTTCAATCTGTTTCATATTCTAATGATATCATCAGCAATTGATTATTTATATGTACATAACGTTGCAGAAGTTACTGAATGCATAAGAGTCATCAGTGGCTGCATTAACCCCATCATCTACATCCTTTTTGGATGGGAATTCAAAGGAAATTTTTGCAACTCCTTTCTGGCTATTTTTGAAAAGGCCTTTGCCGAAGAGGACAACGTAGACCAAAATAaacgagaagaaagaagagattctctgaATTTAGAGGCAATGTCTCACTAG